Proteins encoded by one window of Drosophila melanogaster chromosome X:
- the CG43088 gene encoding uncharacterized protein yields the protein MFRFSSFLAPLKQLTYFFTEKSLTTCEKKMAYVIPIACFEARISGIPLSLRKSMHLKCNTCIFNISDQSFVKFYAIDKITFKKILKVVKPYVQVSALSHPIQLAAVFRYLVTGCSELAVAHDYRVRIESSMLAKILNRFIPLLQKLLCQATISIQMSRQQMQISSKNFWEKYKLPKVVACLVGTHIGIKKPAKDCSDFLNKKGYYSLNVMLVCNDNMEIIASDATFPGSCRDSVIWNRSRARELLSVTLNGHFILANSKYSQESFVLTPYKNAEIGTYQHTFNLRHAQARNMVEQTIEVLKNRFLCLQRGLKYEPSFCCMIVNVCCALHNLCGSQNLTITDEFQFEGDDNGQRERDEIAQSL from the exons ATGTTTCGATTCTCGTCGTTCCTTGCTCCTCTGAAACAGCTGACATATTTCTTTACTGAAAAGTCTTTAACcacgtgcgaaaaaaaaatggcttATGTTATTCCAATTGCTTGTTTTGAAGCTAGGATAAGTGGGATACCGCTGAGCTTGAGAAAATCGatgcatttgaaatgcaataCTTGTATTTTCAATATATCTGACCAAAG CTTCGTTAAGTTCTATGCAATTGACAAGATTACgtttaaaaagattttaaagGTGGTCAAGCCATATGTGCAAGTATCTGCATTGTCACACCCAATCCAATTGGCTGCTGTGTTTCGGTACTTGGTTACTGGTTGCTCTGAGCTTGCTGTGGCCCACGATTATCGTGTTAGAATTGAAAGCAGCATGCTCGCAAAGATTCTAAATAGATTTATTCCGTTGCTACAAAAGCTTCTCTGTCAGGCTACTATATCAATCCAAATGTCCAGGCAACAAATGCAGATATCATCTAAAAACTTCTGGGAAAAATATAAGCTACCAAAAGTAGTTGCCTGTTTGGTTGGAACTCATATTGGCATTAAGAAGCCTGCAAAGGATTGCTCTGATTTCCTTAATAAAAAGGGTTATTATAGCTTGAACGTCATGTTG GTTTGCAACGACAATATGGAGATCATCGCAAGTGATGCCACTTTCCCTGGGTCATGCCGTGATTCAGTTATATGGAACCGTTCCAGGGCCAGAGAATTATTGTCCGTCACCTTAAACGGACATTTTATTTTGGCGAACTCCAAATACTCGCAAGAGAGCTTCGTTTTAACTCCCTACAAGAACGCAGAGATTGGAACATATCAgcatacatttaatttaaggCATGCTCAAGCCAGAAATATGGTCGAACAGACTATTGAAGTGCTTAAAAACCGTTTTCTTTGCCTGCAACGAGGCTTAAAATATGAGCCATCGTTTTGTTGCATGATTGTTAATGTATGCTGTGCTTTGCACAACCTATGTGGATCGCAAAATTTGACCATAACTGATGAATTTCAATTCGAAGGAGATGATAACGGACAACGTGAACGCGATGAAATTGCTCAATCGCTCTAA
- the CG5321 gene encoding uncharacterized protein, isoform B: protein MWVPRLLGRSLSQLKTINSAQFSRQISAKIVNESSIEVQPEANSKPLTFPGIWLRDNCMCEDCFHGSSKSRKLDWDNFDTRIRPVSLQTDEQSKEVLVKWSDAHESRFSLKWLKERCFEPDKQQEYLRDFYRPTTRHWSGAEFQDIAQHFSYDEVMSQDSVLMQWLQALAIYGVALLRGAPLDEGVVRRLADRVGFIRRTTYGEEFVVQAKPGAQNFAYLSLTLPLHTDLPYYEYKPSVNILHCVVQTDSPGGSNMLVDGFHVADLLRRDHPEDFERLSRIVVDWNDIGSEDGREFHNIWRAPVICLDEEGRYTRINHSVPQRDSHFNVPLEEVLPWYESYALFVRLAIADSHAFKTRPGDVLTFNNIRLLHGRTGYDDSEESPRYIVGAYLDWDIIYSRLRVLKKRLTASCQ from the exons ATGTGGGTTCCGAGATTACTGGGTCGTTCCCTGAGTCAACTGAAGACCATTAACTCCGCTCAGTTTTCTCGCCAAATCAGTGCCAAGATCGTGAATGAATCGAGTATCGAGGTTCAACCGGAGGCAAATTCCAAACCGCTTACTTTTCCGGGTATTTGGCTGCGGGACAATTGCATGTGCGAGGATTGCTTCCACGGCAGCTCCAAGTCGCGTAAGCTGGACTGGGATAACTTCGATACCCGCATCCGGCCAGTCAGCCTGCAGACAGATGAGCAATCCAAGGAAGTGCTGGTCAAGTGGAGCGATGCACACGAGAGCAGGTTCTCTTTGAAGTGGCTAAAGGAGCGATGTTTCGAGCCTGATAAACAGCAGGAATACCTGCGGGACTTCTACAGACCCACGACTAGACACTGGTCGGGTGCAGAGTTTCAGGATATTGCCCAGCACTTTAGCTACGATGAGGTGATGTCCCAGGATTCGGTGCTGATGCAGTGGCTCCAGGCGCTGGCCATCTACGGTGTGGCTCTGCTCCGAGGAGCTCCACTGGACGAGGGCGTGGTGCGACGACTGGCGGACCGGGTGGGCTTCATCCGGCGCACCACCTACGGCGAGGAGTTTGTGGTGCAGGCCAAGCCGGGTGCCCAGAACTTCGCCTACCTTTCGCTGACACTGCCCCTCCACACGGATCTGCCCTACTACGAGTACAAGCCAAGCGTCAACATCCTGCACTGCGTTGTCCAAACGGATTCACCTGGTGGCAGCAATATGCTCGTGGATGGCTTCCATGTCGCCGATCTCCTGCGTCGCGATCATCCCGAAGACTTCGAGCGACTGAGTCGCATAGTAGTCGATTGGAACGACATTGGCAGCGAGGATGGACGAGAGTTCCACAACATTTGGAGGGCACCAGTCATTTG CTTGGACGAGGAGGGGCGATACACGCGGATAAATCACAGCGTGCCGCAGCGGGACAGTCACTTCAATGTGCCGCTCGAGGAGGTCCTTCCGTGGTATGAGTCCTACGCCCTTTTCGTTCGCCTGGCCATCGCCGATAGCCACGCCTTCAAAACGCGTCCCGGCGACGTCCTGACCTTCAACAATATTCGCCTGCTCCACGGACGTACTGGTTATGATGATTCGGAGGAGAGTCCGCGCTATATTGTGGGCGCCTATCTGGACTGGGACATCATATATTCGCGCCTAAGGGTATTGAAAAAACGCTTGACTGCGAGTTGCCAATAA